The genomic interval TCTTCTACCTTGGCCATCCGTTCGGGTTCCCAACCGGGCATCTTGAATCCCTGGGATTCACCATCCATCCTGTGAAACATCTCTTTGGGATGTATTTTATCTACTTTTTCCTGGTCGTAGGCCAGAACAGTAGAACCGTCGGGACGGACCTTGGCCAGTTCGGACCGGGTCCAGTCAAAGACGGGCATAAAATTGTAGCACACCATATTGATACCCTCGTTTGAGAGTTTTTTCAGAGTGCTGATATAATTTTCTATATGCCGATCCCGGTCTCCATGAGCCACCTTGATCTCATCGGAAATATTAACGCTCTCCATTCCATAGATGGACAAACCTGCATCGCTGACATCTTTTTTAATCTTCCGGATATCCTCTACAGGCCAATCCGAACCGGGTGCCTGATCGTAAAGGGTTGTGACAATCCCACCCACACCGGGAATTTGACGAATTTGTTCCAGGGTAATGCTGTCATACCCTTTCCCGAACCACCTTAGACTCATTTTCATAAATTTATTATTCCTTTTAATATACAGGGTTAGGAAGATACATAACCATATTCTGGATGAATATCAACACAATAACCAGGACGATTATGGCGAGATAGAAGGGTCTGGTTTCCTTGATAAAATCTTCCAGGAATACATCCAGAACATCGCCACTGTCATCCATCACAGCAAGAATCTTGACTTCTGCAGCAAAGAGGTTGACAACGGGAAGAGTAGAAAGAGAAAGTAAAATAATAATTTTTTCCACTACAAAACTCATTTGACATGATACATAAAAATACTACCATACAAGTGTGGTGATCACAACCTTTTTCTTGATGATTCAATAGTGGAAGACTAAAGTCACTCTACAGGATAGATATTTTATTTCAGTCTTAAAAATTTTCAAAAAAAACAGTTTCAGACAGGGGTTTTCGTGTTTCACTATGCCTGTCCGAAGACTTTGGATCTGCCCCGTTATACCCGATGGCCAGTAAATTGATGGGCTCCAGATGTGAAGGAATCTTAAACTCCTTTTTGATGACCGCTGGATTGAACCATGTCATCCAGAGGGTATTCAGCCCCAGATCGGTTGCGGCCATCATCATATGGTCCGTCACAATTGAAGCATCAATATCACTTGTGTCTTTTTGATCATACTCCCGTACCCAGGCTTCCCTTTTATCAGCGCAGACCACAATCATGGTGGGAGCCTTAAAAAACCTGGCAGCCCTACGTAATTTATTGAGACCCTCTTCGCTCTGAATCACTAAAAGCCTCTGGGGCTGATTATTACTTGCTGTGGGCGCCACTCTTCCGGCTTCAAGGATCATTTCAAGATCTTTGGATTCAACGGATCTTTCTGTAAAATTCCTAGCGGAATACCGCTTTTTTGCTAATTCAAGATAAGACATAGACTAGTTCCTCCTAAATATATTTGTTGAATCAGTATATACAATTCTTCCAGTATGTTCTCACTGGTCAGACTCGCAGAATCAGAGCTCAACGTCTGACCGGGCTGGAAGAGACCCCGGTTCATGAAGAAAATTGAATCCGCAATATTCCTGCAGTCATATCTATGAACAATTTATTTGCCCGGATGAAACCCTATCGTCACCGTTTTATCCTGTCAGCCAGCTGTAACACGGCAATCGAAACACCCTGGGAGGACCCTCAGACTCTTCAGGGAAGCCTGGAGTGAACTGGGAGTGTAAAAGCACTGGTCAGCAGCTGGAACACAGGGTATGCTATTGACTAGAAATCACTGTTAGGATTCATCATGAAAACCATTCGGTCGGCAGCAGTCCTGGGAGCCGGAGCCCTGGGTCTCCTCTATTTACAATCCATTCAAAAACAGTTGGGGGAGGCCTGCTACTTTCTGGCCGGTCCCGAACGTTTCGACTCACTCAATAGGACAGAATTCAAAATCAACTCAAAGGGCATCCGCTTTCATACACGAAATCCTCTCCTGGAGGAGCTCAAACCCGATCTGATCCTGATAGCCGTCAAGAACTATCATATGGATTCCATCCTTCCCCTGCTCCAGGCGGCCTCAGGTCCATCCACCATCATCCTGTCTGTCTTAAACGGCATCAGCAGTGAGGGGATTCTGGAAGCGGCACTGCCCGGGTCTACCGTGCTTTATGCTGCCGCCCTGGGAATGGATGCGGTCAAGATCGGCCCTGATTTGAACTTTTCAGTCAAAGGAAAGATCCTGCTGGGCAGCAAAGACAACAGTGAAACAGAGGAGCTTCTGCGGGTGGCAAACTTCCTGAACTCCTGTGACATAGAATATCAGATCCCACAGGATATTCATAGAGAACTCTGGTTCAAGTGGATGATCAACATCGGGGTGAATCAGGTATCGGCGGTATGCTCCGCGACTTACGGCTTGTTTCAAAAAGAGCCTCAGCTAAGAGAGTTAATGAACAAGGCAATGCTGGAAACGATCGAAGTCGCCGGAGCCGAGGGGATTCAACTCGGAACATCAGACCTGGAACGCTGGTACAAACTGCTGGAGACTCTGGGTCCGGATGGCAAGACCTCCATGCTCCAGGACATAGAAGCCGGAAGGAAAACAGAGCTGGATTCCTTTGCCGGAGAGCTGATCCGCAGAGCCGGAAAACAGGGGATACCCGTACCGGTCAATGAAACCCTTTACAGCATACTAAAGGTTAAAGAACAGCTATGAAACAGTATTGGCTGACCGGGGGAAGAATCGCAGACGGAACCGGGTCTGAGATCTATGCCGGGCATATTCTGATACAAGAGGACAGAATCATAAAGATTCAGACCCAGCCTCCCGAGAGGGATGTGTTTCAGTATGACTGCAAGGGCGCCCTGATTACTCCGGGATTTATCGATATCCACTCCCATCTGGACTGGTTCACCGGGAATGAAGGCAGCAGCCCCCTGATCCTGCCCTTCCTGCAGCAGGGAATCACCACGGCTGTGGGAGGAAACTGCGGTTACAGCGTTTTCGGATTCCCCGTCTCCCACCCCTACAGAGAACTCTTGACCAATAACCTCTTTCGTTCAGGAAAGTCAACTCTCTGCTGGAAAGATATAGACGAGTTTGCCGATCATATCCAGACAAACGGAAGCTCTCTGAACCTGCTCTGCTATGTGGGACACGGCACTGTCCGAACCTCAATAAGGGGCTATGATGCCAACCCTCTGACTGATGAAGAACTGACACAGATGCTTGGATTGCTGGAAGACAACCTGAATATGGGGGCCGCCGGAGTCTCATTGGGTCTGCAGTATGAACCGGGAATTTTTGCCGACAAAAAAGAGCTTAAGGCCGTAGCCGCACTGGTCGCCTCCCATAAGAAAGTGCTGGCCGTTCATCCCCGGGCAGCTTCTGCTGTCTCGGGTAAGTATCCTATTAAACCATTTGGTACAGCCCACCACCTGCTGGCCATTCAGGATATGATAGATCTGGCAGAAGAAACAGGGGTAAGACTCCAGTTTTCCCATCTCATTTTTGTGGGCTCCCTCAGCTGGAAAAGTGCTGATAAAGCCCTTAAACTATTCGATGATGCCTGGAACAGAGGCGTCGATATTGCCTTTGATACTTTTGGATATTCCCTGGGGGCCAGCCGGATTAATGTCATCCTTCCCGAATGGTTCCGCACCCATCTCGGGAAAAACCTTAAAAACCCCTGGGCAATCCAGCGGCTCCGGTTAGAGACTATGGCGATGGAACTGGTTTTAGGCTTTGGCTATGAACATATCCGGGTGACCAATGCTGTTCATCCCGACTGGAAAAAATACAATGGAATGTACCTTTCTCACATAGCCCGGCAGAGAAAGTCCAGTCAATTCAAGACCCTCTGCGACCTGCTACGGGTGAGTGACGGAACGGCCGGGGTCCTGATGGAACGCTACTCCAACCCTGAGATTATGAACAAAATGATTGCCCACCCCCTGTCCCATTTTCAAACGGATGCCTGGGTAGAACGGGAGGGTGTGAACAATCCGGCCATCTACGGTTCGCTCCCCCGTATTTTCAGGCTCAATCGAGAAAACAATCTGCTCCCGGTGGAAGAGATCGTCAGAAAAATGACCGGGGCTCCCGCCGACAGGATGGGAATTGCCGAACGGGGATACCTCAAAGAGGGTTACTTCGCCGACCTTGTGGTGCTGGATGAACAGAGTATCTCAGACAGAGAAGAAAAGGGAATTCCCCTCCCGCCCACCGGCATCGACAAGGTGATCGTCAATGGCCGGGTGATGATAGAGAAGGGCCTGGAAGTCAGTGATAAGAGTCCGGGGCGGTTAATAAGGTAATAGATCACAGTCTGGTGATCTTTATCGCAATTAAAGAATAGTCGTTTCTGAGCCTGTTGTCTCTGTCCGCCAGTTCATGCCTGGTTCACAATAAAAATTAAGACCCAAGTATGGATATTACTCTTACCGAACGAAAATTACCCTACAGGATCATCCCGAAAAAGAGTAAAATAAGACAGAAAGATACACAAAAGGAATATTCATGTCCTATAAACCTAATGTCCTCCTTATCAATACGGATCACTGGCCTGCGTCTCTCATGGGAATCACCGGTCATCCTTCCCTACTGACTCCCACTCTGAATTCATTGGCAAGGGACGGAATTCGATTCCAGAATGCCTACTCGGAATGCCCAGTCTGTATTCCCGCCCGGCGCAGCCTGATGACAGGAACCAGTCCCCGGACACATGGGGACAGGGTCTACACCGATACAATGGAGATGCCCGATGTACCCACACTGGCAGAAACCTTCGGAAACAACGGATACCAGACATTTGCCGTAGGAAAACTCCATGTATACCCTCAGCGCAACCGCATAGGTTTCGATGATGCTCTTATAACTGAAGAAGCCCGTTACGATTTCGGCGTGGTGGATGATTATCAGATATGGCTGGGAGAGCAGGGGTATACGGGGCAGGAATTCATGCACGGGATGGGCAATAACAACTACCAGAGCCGTCCCTGGCACCTGCCTGAGGAAACTCATCAGACAAACTGGATCACCCGGGAAATGATTAAGGTTCTCAAAAGGAGAGATCCCGGAAAACCGGGCTTTTACTACCTCTCCTACCCGGCCCCTCATCCTCCTCTGGTTCCCCTGCAGCACTATTTTGACCTTTACAGCAAGGAAGAGATTCCCGAACCCCTGACTGGAGACTGGAACGGGGATAACTGTTAT from Oceanispirochaeta sp. carries:
- a CDS encoding nitroreductase family protein, which produces MSYLELAKKRYSARNFTERSVESKDLEMILEAGRVAPTASNNQPQRLLVIQSEEGLNKLRRAARFFKAPTMIVVCADKREAWVREYDQKDTSDIDASIVTDHMMMAATDLGLNTLWMTWFNPAVIKKEFKIPSHLEPINLLAIGYNGADPKSSDRHSETRKPLSETVFFENF
- a CDS encoding ketopantoate reductase family protein codes for the protein MKTIRSAAVLGAGALGLLYLQSIQKQLGEACYFLAGPERFDSLNRTEFKINSKGIRFHTRNPLLEELKPDLILIAVKNYHMDSILPLLQAASGPSTIILSVLNGISSEGILEAALPGSTVLYAAALGMDAVKIGPDLNFSVKGKILLGSKDNSETEELLRVANFLNSCDIEYQIPQDIHRELWFKWMINIGVNQVSAVCSATYGLFQKEPQLRELMNKAMLETIEVAGAEGIQLGTSDLERWYKLLETLGPDGKTSMLQDIEAGRKTELDSFAGELIRRAGKQGIPVPVNETLYSILKVKEQL
- a CDS encoding amidohydrolase family protein, which produces MKQYWLTGGRIADGTGSEIYAGHILIQEDRIIKIQTQPPERDVFQYDCKGALITPGFIDIHSHLDWFTGNEGSSPLILPFLQQGITTAVGGNCGYSVFGFPVSHPYRELLTNNLFRSGKSTLCWKDIDEFADHIQTNGSSLNLLCYVGHGTVRTSIRGYDANPLTDEELTQMLGLLEDNLNMGAAGVSLGLQYEPGIFADKKELKAVAALVASHKKVLAVHPRAASAVSGKYPIKPFGTAHHLLAIQDMIDLAEETGVRLQFSHLIFVGSLSWKSADKALKLFDDAWNRGVDIAFDTFGYSLGASRINVILPEWFRTHLGKNLKNPWAIQRLRLETMAMELVLGFGYEHIRVTNAVHPDWKKYNGMYLSHIARQRKSSQFKTLCDLLRVSDGTAGVLMERYSNPEIMNKMIAHPLSHFQTDAWVEREGVNNPAIYGSLPRIFRLNRENNLLPVEEIVRKMTGAPADRMGIAERGYLKEGYFADLVVLDEQSISDREEKGIPLPPTGIDKVIVNGRVMIEKGLEVSDKSPGRLIR
- a CDS encoding mannonate dehydratase, which produces MKMSLRWFGKGYDSITLEQIRQIPGVGGIVTTLYDQAPGSDWPVEDIRKIKKDVSDAGLSIYGMESVNISDEIKVAHGDRDRHIENYISTLKKLSNEGINMVCYNFMPVFDWTRSELAKVRPDGSTVLAYDQEKVDKIHPKEMFHRMDGESQGFKMPGWEPERMAKVE